One Vigna radiata var. radiata cultivar VC1973A unplaced genomic scaffold, Vradiata_ver6 scaffold_545, whole genome shotgun sequence genomic window, gacGCAATAGCagactcatgactctgctccccatttcctatgtggatggcatcaacatcattaggaagctgaacaacctgaaatggtgattcctttgaaacataagactgttcctcagtgagttgagtggccatctgcgccatctgatcagtcacactctgaatggaagctctggtctcctgctgaaactccatgttctcccgttggaactgaatgttcaaaATAGTCATATGCTTCAATAACTCCTTCagtgtaggctcagaagtagtggaaagaTAAGGAGTtacttgggcaggctcatgaaactgcaactgctgTGGTTCCTAGACAGGGGGAGAAGGCAcacaagaattctggaatggctgatattgttgtggagcatcataccatcccaagttagggtcattccatccaggatcgttgttgtaGCCATGCTaagcagggaagaatttatccaagaacagttgctcaagatcttcccaagaggtgatggatcctggaggaagagaatacaaccaattccttgctgcttcttgtaatgagtgtgggaatgcccttaagaacatgtgatcAACCGGGACATGTGGAGgcttcattgaagagcaaatgatgtggaattcctccaaatgtttatgtgggcattcacctgtaagaccatgaaacttaggcagcaaatgtatcagtccagaggtgagaacgcaatgaacatcatcctcattaagtgaagttggctccctaggagcactctcaggaataggaggatgagtcatattgttctcaacatagaaatcagcagaatatgcatgagaagcaatatcagagttagattcagaaggagaatcaaagtcatggacataggcagaaaaaacattattaacaaaatcaaaataggtagacatgtagaagaaaaaggaggaaaacaagaatggaatgaaaatatgcaattaaagctatctaaatgcaacacacatgacacgacacacaaaacggaacaacactctcacaacacgagacaaaatacaacacacacaaacacaacaaaagacctaaaaccgaaccgttggtccccagcaacggcgccaaaattttgatgggtgtcgcggcccatacaaatttaattgcatataaaTGCAgcatagctagggaatgactcttaggtcgtctcttaAGGACCTAACTGTgattcgagaattaggtcaaacacgtagtgggggggtttgaaggtgtttgagacgaaaattaaattaaattaaaactgaaaattaaatgcaaccaaacataattgaaaacattgaaataaatgaacagaacatgaagaccgaacggtcctacagatgaccgaacggttctacattgatACTTAACGATCTCTAAAACAAGAtgtgtattaattaaaatgcaacaaataataaagaaatatttgactaaaaattaaatacattattgaactaaaatggaaaatataaatTGCAACAGGAATGACATCGAAAGAAAACacgtaataattaaataaaataaacgcCAAGACGTGAACTAATTCtacaataaaagttaaatgcaCCTTGGTGGCTAAACAACTACATTAATACTactgagagaaaagaaaagatacgtgaacagtaaaataaattcaatgcGAAGGTGCTTCTTGAAATACTAAATGTTACATGACCAAATGAAAGAGAAATCATTTCAACCATTTACTGCATCAATTCCATTCAACAAGATGAGAGAAGATGTTAAAATAAAACCCTTTTCTTAAGCAAAGAACAATGACCGACTTGAATCAAAagtgcataaaaaaaataaattgaacaagGCAAGAGTGTGCTTTCTGTAAGTGAAAATCCATTCAAAAACTCATCCTCACTCCAAGAAAACTCAACGTTCAAAAGGGAAGAACAAGTGGCGGTTGGACACCTAAGGCCGTgtcccccccccccctttttctaattaaaatcaCTATATATATGTATCCCAACCTAGGGTGTGCCTTGCTGAAGCTAGCAGAATCCATGTCCAGGTCTTCACGGTTCAGCctcctctttttttttccaattgacAACTCAATATTCATGAGTGCACCGCTTGCTGGACCGCTACACTATGGCAGCTGCACCACCTAATTTCTCCAAGCAAGTGGACGCGTGATGCCAACATCATGAAGCCCTTCGTTCACGTGTTGGACTTTCCAAAGTTCAGCCCAAGCTATTGAGCTCGTGATGATGTGAACGTTCCAGGCTGCAGGATCGCGTGATGAATGTGTGCTAAATGACGTGCAACCCATTCACTTGCTGACCATATGAAGGCTGCTGAATGTAGTTGGTTTGCTGCACCGTGAAGATTTTGGGCCGTGGAGTTTGCAGCAACTGCAGCTccgttttctcttttttatctgCTGGACCAGCTACTTAGCGTGGAGTGTGAAGAAGGCTATTGTGTGCTTCATCATCTGCTGGGTCGTAGCTTCGTTGGTGGGCTGTTGGATTGTCAATGTTGTTGTGTGCTTGGGCCGTGGAGAGCTGTTGGATGAGACCGTGTTGGTGTTGCTCTCCAAAACTGGACGTGTGTTGCAACTCTGGGACGAGGAGGCTGGATGCGTGTTGGCTGCAGCTGTTGAAGGCTGCACTTCCTGATGCAAGATGTGCtgcttatatatatttttttcaagctACTGCATTCCACGGACGTGCTTGCTGGACTTTGAACGTGTTGCTTCTTCAAGCCCACTGCTGTTGGACATCTAGAAAATGAGGGCAGCAGCACCAACCTTTTCCTAAGTTGTTGAATTTGCTCAATATCTGGACCGTGGAGCTCTTTCATCAATGCTAGACTCTTTTCTGCTGCTGGAAAATTGCTGAATGCACCTCCATCATTTTTGCTGCTGTCCAAGCTGCTTTCAAGTGTGTGCTGCTGCTGGAACTGTCGGTCAACACCTCTCTGGCCCAACTCCAATCACGTGCTGCTGCTTCatccttcttttttcttcagcCCGTGAGCAGCTGGAATTAAAAACTCATGTGCGTGTGTGTTTGCTGCAGCCAGACTTCACGTGTAGGATCTCATTTCCCAAGCTGGACCGAGACACCACTCAAGGCAGGATGGTGGAGTTGCCATGAGCCGTATGATGTTTGTGTCATGGACATGTTCAGTTTTCTTTCTTGCAGGCCGCTGCACCTCTTCAAAAGaggttgaattttgtttataatgtcGGTCGCTGCTCCTCAAGAACGTGCAGGCCATGTTGCTTCCTTAAAACTAGAAGTGAATCACGTGCTGAAGATGTGGAATGTGGATCATGCTTTCAAGAAATATTAAATGCTCCAATAAAAGAAATCTAATCACCACCTCTGCACCCCTTCACGTGTTGCTGGCCTTGCAATTAATTTGTTCATCATGGGCCCCGCTGTACCAGCCTCATCTATCAACATATACTCCCGAAGAGTATCACCTTGCTTTTTTCAACAATTCTTTGCTAGAGGCTGcagctttttttttcttaaaagccCATGGTCTGTGACAGTAACCCCAGGTCCAATTTAATTAGAACGTGACACCCTTTTCCATTGTGGGTTGTGGCCAATCCTCCATTCAATTGCTTATTTAACCTTTGAATATCCCaaattatattccaaaaattttCCCTGTAAcgaataatgcaaataattagttcaGATAATtcgaattaattaaaataagaattttctatcaaattaagcacaattaacagaaacgggaaaataccggacaattaagcacaattccctaattaattctagcacattaaactaaataaagtcgagaaaatattgactcatcagccCTCCAAGAGTTCTTACAAGGATCTCTGGAAAGTGGGAGAAACATTGAAGCCACATCCGAAAGGATGATGACACAATTTAACCTCCTGATGCAGATGTTAGGGGATCTTAATACTGAAAGAGAATGCAAAGAGGTTGTTATTGAAAGTGACAAAGTCCCAgatgaggaaagagaaaaagaagaaaaaagagaggatgagagaaaaatagagagaaaagaagaagaaagtttgagtgagaaagagaaaaaggtagaaaaggaagatgatgagagagaagaaaaagaacgtttgagtgaaaaagagaaggatgtagaggaagataaagaaggagaagaggaagaaaagaaaaaaaaaattgagaaaagccCTTTGTGTCCTAAGGAGTATCccaaggagaaaaagagaaaggggAAGGAGGAAAGCAAGAAGAAAGAAGCACATAAAAGAACCCTTCCCCACTCAAAGAAGCAAcacaggaagaaaaaaaaacaattcaagcAGCTAAAAATCATCAAGAAATTGAAGGTTAAACTTCCGGTGAAGAAAACATTGCAGTCAACCCCAGGgcatataaaattcttaaaaagattcaacaaaaagaagaagttgTTCAAAGTGGAAGACCGGGGATCTACAGGTAAGAAAGCATTTACTGAAGGGTGTAGATGACCgagtcaagctagtgacgttaaagaagcgcttgctaggAAGCAACCAAgtgttttgatgtatttttcGTCCATATAGAGGGTAAGAAAGGTGACTCATTattccattttctttatttcaaaaaaaaaaaaaggaattcgACGCCCGGGCGGTGGAATTGGTTGCCAGGGCGACGACGAAGCAGTTTTAAAAATTGGATCTGTAGCTCAAGCGAGCCCAACCCAAATACACTCCTTTTTATTCCAAGGGTCTCACCTGAGCCTCCACACTCAGCTTTCCTCTCCAACAACCCTCCAAACACCTCCCCTAATTACTCTCTCCAATTTTCCCCCTTTCCTAAACCCATCAAAGACTAGGCCTCCACTCTTGGGCAGAAAAATCAAAAGCCTCAAAGGGAGTTACTCTCACTTCATCCTCAATTTATTCTATGCTCCCATCATGGGTAAGTATTGCAAATCTATGCTTTCATTGATGAAAACCTTTACCAAAAAGTTGCATGTTCTTTAAAGGGGTTACAAATTATTGATGAAATTGATCGGTTTTAAAGAGGAATTTAACCCCAAACCGATGTTGCCATGATCCTAAATTGATTGATTGGTTGAAACCCTCCAAAAATGGGCTGAAATAGCAAAGGTGGTCGCGCGATGCCCGGGCGGTGGGATTGGTTGCTCGGGCGACCGACGCTGCAGCAAGCCCTCCCAATTTTTTTTGCTTCCTCTGATTTTTACCATGCAGAGCTGTTATTCTTTCCATCTGAAAAAGGGAGAGGCTGAGCTACGAAATTCTTGACTAATACCCGACGTTTGTTGGCTTTGTTTGTGATTCTTTATTCACAAGAATGACGTTAGGCTCTAGGAGACCAAGGACTGCAGGTAGCAAAAGAAAGGAGATTGAGCAGTTATATTCCCACCAGTTCAAGACACCGGCCCATGCAAGATATTTCTCAATAGTTGAGGGGAAGAAGCTGCTCATGGAATGCAAGGTGAGGCTGATCACAGCCTCAGCCCCTCAGTTTGGAAGGGAGATCACCAACAGAGGATGGCTGAACCTAACCACCTACCCTGCCTCAGCCAACCCTGCCATTGTGAAAGAATTCTACACTAATGCTAGGGCGTTGGGTGGTGAACCAGAGACATACTCCAGCTATTTGAGGGGCCGAAGGATCCCCTTTGATGCCAACACTATCAACACCTTTTTGGGCACTGATTGGGAAGGAGGAAGGTGCCAATATGAGCAGACCATAATTGAGGGAGTTGATTATGAGGATGTGGTGAGGACTCTATGCCTACCTAGGGAACGCTTTGAGCTGAGTAGAGTTGGAGTACCGACCCACCTCAAGAGGTCATTCTTGATTCCAATGGCTAGGTATTGGATGACTTTCACCCAGGCCAACATCCTCCCCTGCTTGCATGTGTCTGACATCACCAGCCTGGGGGCTACATTCCTGTTCTGTGTCATGAGTGGACGTGGTGTCAACATAGGATCAGTCATTGCTGATGAGATTAGGAGCTGCACCCGCAACTTGCATACTAGAACCCCATTGGGGCACCCCTCCTGATCACTCATCTGTGTGAGATGATGGGTGTAGATGTGTCTAAACCACCTCTAGAGAGCCCGAGAAAGGAGTTGGACGATTCTTACTTTGCCTACCACTATGCGATTGAGGAACAGGGCCCAACCATGATCCCACAACAGGAGCCAGGGGCTCATAGGGGACCACCACCACCAGCCCATAAGGCCACCCCatttcagatgagggacatgtatatgtccctAATGGAGGCACGAATGACATTCCTCTACAGAGGGGAGCAGGAGTTGCTGAGGACACTGACATCCGCTTTTCTTGAGAGACACTTTATCTCACAGGAGGAGTTTGCAGCCAGAGTGGCATGGCCCGCTGACCCAACATAGGGAGGTGGCGGCGATGGAGCTGCTGGGACCTCAGCCATGGGATATGACTCAGAGGAAGATTATTAATGAGATGTActtggcatctactgatggatgccaccTTTAGAATAGGATTTCTTTTGAATATGTTATTTCTGCACTTTAATTGTTGTAGCTTGTCTAGACTTCTACTTctaatttttgtctttattttaattaatgtgtgctttcttttattttaatttctatgtgCTCTACTTGAATGAATTGATCTGCTTTGACTCAACTGTGCTCTGTTTTGTGTGATAAGTTTACTTTTTGAAACATTTTGTGTTTGATTGAGGTTGAGATGATGCACGATGATAAATTTGTGAGGCaggtgcttgagataaagtttgattgagatactgagtaggttgtttttctgaattGGGAACTTGTGAGCTCACCTGTttgagttttgagcttcagatTTGTTTGTAAATAATGGTtgttactttggaagcatgaatgattttgcccaaattttctgattgaactacttgcttgcaggttccatatgatcaaggccatctttagttatcccttattcttttggccttcaaaatatttttgcccactaaaaagagaacaatttgttctaacctttgaaccttgagcctgaTATGTCTTAAAAAACCTTTTCgaaaaaatctttaccttgagttaagttgagaacatttggtgaggtactgataaaggttcatgTTTGGGGTTACCAAGACACAAACCACCTCTCTTGGCAGTGAGCaatcaaaaagaaaagcaagaaaaaggcaaaagaaaagaaaaagtgagaaaggaaaaattcaaaaagaaaaggaaagagctCACTGCAAGGAAAGGCTGGGAAGAAGATAAGAGAGCTGCTATTGaaagatgaattcataaatgtctctcttaactcaaggaactttgctgaccaTAAAAACCAATTTACTTCTTAGCCTAGCCAAgatacaagccatgaaaagcccttgtgatgacaacctgtttatgagtatgtttgattgtggttaaatgaaaggcaaaattaatttgtgtgacattgtgacaATAGAGAGAACCACCACAGCATACACTTGAGagttgagtgagacacttttgaatgcttgagtgcttgagtgaaacactttccctggTGAGAATtagttctctgaatttctgattgcatctctACTTGGTTGATCGATCACTCTTAAGGATAGCATATGCTGAAAATGCATTAAAACATCTACACATCTTGACTAAAGTCCTATGCTGAAATTGATAACAGTGATTCTTtgtcttgaaaaagtttttgaaaaaggttgagtcattgtagtgattatTCTGAAAAGTTGAGTTGCAttgtgtttgcttgaggacaagcaaagttctaagtttggggttgtgataacagattgaaataccgttatttgctatatgattttaatactaaaagcaccctttttcacttagaaacttgcttgaactcatgagtttttagtaaatttttttgaataagagagttgaggttgattttaatagttttcttaaaaattcccctcgttttgacagagattgaagcaacactggaagaagaagtgaaaagccatgaagatggagctcaaaaggggtaaaaaaggcaccaagaagggagaaaacccaAAGCCTAGGCGAAGACCAGGAAACAGGAATGCAAAACAGCTAAGCTAAAAATGACGCTAGTCACCCAGGCGACGGACCCGACGCTCGGGCGATGGACGCCCGAAGCTCAGGCGTCCAAAACTGGAGCCCAAGCCTCACAAAATCCTTGATTAATGGTTGGGCGAGCTCCctgcgacgcttgagcgtgatttcacgtggatcgggccctaattttgctctgatttgattcttttggaccgggccgcactttgggacgctTCTGGcgctatttaaaggaccctgggctCTAGCTTTTGTatccctggcagaagagagcatagcaatacactcttaggcAATTCTCagtcttccattctcttcttttcttccattattcatagagttcccccatgtctatggggaacaaatttctatttgttgttggagaatgatgtaacgttgtgaactctcatgtgtttgaattgattcttaattctatatgctttatttcattatttgttagagtaattcatctgcttTATTCTTGCTCAAACAATAGCATTatttgtgagttgcatgagtgccgggaggttcctttcaattcaggtccttgttgattTACTCCTAaaggttatattgctcagggatgagtgtatgagtcttagtcgtcttaacctcttgatcttcaaatccttttaccaggaatgctaggaattgtatgaactggtaattagggataggcttatttaccgagggattgAGTTTAAGTGTTTTTGTGAGGAACGtcggcattaatgaataaagaagaattcttatatacatgagagggaactcgGTGAAATCAAACCCCAACagcatacccatctcatattaatcaacctgcgttcatctctgtgctcttttaattctttattttctttattatttttgcaccaCAAATCCATGATCTCCGTTATTTTTTAAGTCctaattaatcttattttcacacaactgttcagcgttgagagtcctctgggatacgatacttggtcttaccattttatattacttgtgtgcgGATACTATGTGATGTATTGGATGGcccatattgttcgttctcacatcacaagtcgctgggaaacggtaatatttaacttttccCAAATATAGAAtgcatatacactaattaatatgaattgtgttgtgcagaaattcaagactactacaccagttcctgagaagccactattattcatgaggaacgctgctgcaaagtatataattagattctacaatagctcttagttattagattttAACATTGCATtcgattagattgtattttataagactttgtactttatttgatgttgaaacacatttgaacatgtgtttgttctgttgaaaatgattctatatacatgtttttatatgcaggtctgttcttgtggtagtggatatcacaaaaacagacctgcaattttaaaaaactgcagggaatatgccgcggttgtgaccACAACCATGGCAGATACtgctcgttttttttttttttttaaaaagacatATAGTCGCGGTTCGTGCAAGAACCGTGGCATATACAGAAGTCTTTTGTCGCGATTGAACCACGGCATATTCTggcccaattttttttttttttaaaaaaatggatttaggCTGCAGTTCCTTGGAAACCACGGCATATTCCGCAACGTTTATACCATGGctataaccgcggcctaaagtctctgattTACTACAATGgttgaatatgccgcggttcggaaaccgcgacctatagtgaaaaataaccgcggtaaaagcccctcgctgcactagtgtgaGACATTTcctgcacctatattttgacactagtcgtcatttggagatttaaagagtgcattgc contains:
- the LOC111240954 gene encoding uncharacterized protein LOC111240954; amino-acid sequence: MTLGSRRPRTAGSKRKEIEQLYSHQFKTPAHARYFSIVEGKKLLMECKVRLITASAPQFGREITNRGWLNLTTYPASANPAIVKEFYTNARALGGEPETYSSYLRGRRIPFDANTINTFLGTDWEGGRCQYEQTIIEGVDYEDVVRTLCLPRERFELSRVGVPTHLKRSFLIPMARYWMTFTQANILPCLHVSDITSLGATFLFCVMSGRGVNIGSVIADEIRSCTRNLHTRTPLGHPS